The Desulfurella sp. genome includes the window ATTAGAGTTGTTTTGTAAAAAATCTATTAAATCAACAACTTTATCTAAAAAATCACCTATATTTTTAATATTTAAAAAATTATCTACAATATAGATATTTATAAGTTTTACAAAATCCAAAAACTCATTGTATGAAATCTCAAAACCCTGTTGTTTAAGCTTGTCTATAGAGTCTAAAATCAATTGTTTATCTTCTAAGTCTTTTCGCTCTACAAAAGATCTGGCGTTATTTAAAAAGAAACTTTTTATACTGTAAGCATAAATTTTAGCAGCAATATCAATACTGCCAAGCCTTAAGCTTTTTATGTAAGGATGTGAAATTACATTTACATAGTCGCTTATGTATATAGAACTTGTTGCTTTTTTATGGAGGTTTAAAAGCCTATCAAGAAGCGATATTATTGGTGTTCTTGATAGAGGATATCCTATTGAAATGTTAAAAACATCCGATTTTGGATCCAGACAATTATGAAGTAAGGCAAAAAGATAATTTTCGCTTGAAAGTACAATTAAATCATCATCTCTAAATCCATTTAGTTCTTTTTTTAGCTCTTTTAACTTAAAAATCTCGTTATGCAAATAAGGCGCTTTAATAAAATGATACCTGGTTTTTTTATTGTACGACGCTTTTTCTTCAATGTTTTTAATGTTTAGCTTTACTAACAAATCTTTTATTTTTGGACCATATTTTGAAATAAAAATACCATTAAAAGATTCAAGCATATTTTTAAAAAGCTCTTGCTCAGTTTTTGTTAAATCATAAAATCCGGCAAAAATTATACTTTCTGTATTTTCTTGTTTGTAATCCTTTGAAAACAATAAAGCTTTTTTATACTTTACAGATCTTGTGCAAAAACCATTTTCGTTTAATTTTTCATAAAAAGTTTTATAAATATAAGAAAATCTTGTAAATCTATCATTAAAATTTATCAGGTTATCGGGTAAATTACTTTGCACTAAATAATCTATACTTGAAATATCAACTTGTTCTAAATATAGCTCTTCAAAATCAGAGTATAGCTTATAACCCCATGCCCAGAAGTAATCTATGCTTTTAGTATTTACAAAAGAAGCTTTCTGGTTTAGTTCATATAGTAAAAAAACAGCTTCAAGCGTTGAAATTTCAGGGTAAACTATATCGCTATGAAGTTCGTAAATTCTATCTACAAAATCATCAATTGAAAAGAGTTCAACAAAACTCAAAGCATTATTTTTTTTGCTTGCAAGCGATTTAGACAGGTAAATAGTTGGCCTTCTATTTGGAAAAATTACGGTAACCTGCTTTAAGTCTTCATTCAAAATTAAATTTGATAAGTCTTCTATCAAATTACTTGAGCTATCAATTAAATAAGCTTTGCTCAATTTTAATAACCTCTTTTGTATTAACGTTATATAAAAAACCCAATAGATTACATTGACCAAAAACATCTTTTAAAATATTCATATAATTTAAAACCTGTGACTTATAATTTGCAATCTCTTGTTTGGTTAACTTTCCTGTTTTGTAATCTAAAATATATATATTATCATTCTTATCAATCACCACTCTATCCATTCTAAAAATATTGCCTTTTTTGTCTATAAAGGTTTTTTCTGTAAATACTCTATTTTCTTTGCTAAATAAAATTTTAAACTCATCTATATTTAGAATGTCCAGAATTTCTTTTTTTAGTTTATTTATATCAAAATCTATAAATTTTGAGTATTTTAAAATATAATCATCAAGTTTTAAAAAATCTTCCTCATACTTTAAATGTGCAAGTATCTTGTGATAAATTTCACCTTTTTTTGAATCTTTTATACGTTTTATAGTCCAGGCCGGAGATTGTGATAATAGTTTATTGAAATTTGTTTTCAATTTTACAAGGTTTTTGCCTGTATAAAAATTTTGTTCTTTATTAATTGAAAGCTTTGTGCCAATCTCTTCTTCTTTTATTGAACACTTTGTTTCGTTTTCTTTGTAATATATAAAATTATACATCTGCATTTTTGCTCTTGTTAGTGCAACGTATAAAACGTTAAAGTCTTCTATATTTTTTTTTAATTGATCTTTATTGTAAATCTGGCAAAGATTTTCATTAGAAGTAAAATTTTTTGTAATGTATAATAAATCAAGCGTGTCTTTTGTTTCAAAAATAAATTCGTTTTGCCCATTTGATCTTTTGTTTGGATTTAAAGCAAAATTTTTATCCGCATTAAGTACATTTATTACAACATCAAATTGCAAACCTTTGGATTTATGTATTGTAAGTAACTGTATACCTTCTTGTGATTGTGAAAATTCACAGGAAAATATGTTAGATTCACCCTGTTTGTTATTTTCAAAATAGTCAATAAAAGAACCTAAATCACTTATACCAACGGATTCAAATTCCAATATCTTATCAAGCAAAAAACTTAAGTAATGACTTTCTTGCTGAAAATTTTCATCTATTTTAAATGTTTTTATTATGTTTAAAACTAACTCATAAACAGGTAAATATCCCACATTGTTAAAAATTTCCTTAAAATACATATCCCATTTTTCAGCAAATGAATCTTTAAATTTTATGTATAAAAACTTTGGAGCTATATTTTCAGCTAAAAAATCCAAAATTATTGATCTATCTATAATAAAATTGAATATATCACCCATTAAAAAAGTAGCAAAACTCAAATTATCAAGTGGATCGTTAAAGAATTTTAAAAGACTTACAATTTCGTTTATTATTTTTCTTTGCCTTATATCACTTGCACTCTGAGACAACACTGTATAGTTTTTTTCTAAAAGCCAGCCACTTATAGTATTTATTTCTTTGTTTGTAAGGGCTAAAATTGCAATCTGATCAGATCTAAAACCGCTATTTAACAAATCATCGATAGTTTTAAGTAAACTATCTTTTATGCAATTAATGCCTTCATCGCTTGCAAAACCAAACAACTGAGTTTTAACATAACCTTTAAACAAATGTTTATCAAGCGAAATTGATTCAAAATCCAGATAATGCGTTGGGTCGTTAGTTTTACTTATTGTATCCTTCAGGTATTCTTGAAAAACTTTTTTAGAGTAATCCACAATATGACCAAAAGACCTGTAATTATAATTAAGCGTTTTATTTATGCATTTACTTTGCGGGAAAAACCTTACCGGCTCATCTATTAAATTCTTCATTATTTCAAAATCTGCTTTTCTAAAACCATAAATTGACTGTTTTAAGTCTCCTACTATGAATAAAGAACCGCCTTTTGAAAGAGATTCTTCTATCAAAGGCTTTAAAATCTCCCACTGAATTTTTGATGTATCCTGAAACTCATCTATTAAATAATGATATATATAGCTTCCAAGTGTGAAGTAAATTGTGGGCACATAACCTGCTTCTAACAAGTTAATAATGCGTTTATTTACATCAGGCAAAAATGTCTTGCCCAATATATTGTAGGTTTTTACAATGTGGTTTTTAAAGTCTACAAATAATTTC containing:
- a CDS encoding exodeoxyribonuclease V subunit beta yields the protein MYVNKQNTNEVLNTLFASDFPHIQIVQASAGSGKTYVLTQRIVQFLLSKNILNNKINNIVAITFTKNATNDIKNKVLEWLKKIYLDLLTKEEKQHLINLIGITDFDLINTASKTIEEILYNYSDLVLTIDSFITKIIRSSAIELGLNPDFDVDVDSKSIIDYAFDEFLESTPSSDLIDFLNFLNESSNFVVDFQVVESIKTRLSNLLDKESAHKSFFYFDKNMLDRLKTELSPIFDIMLDLLEKHSMEKTSGNVGLKKIENLKLALKEKNILSVVDNKINFPYKDETAKKIWKECLEKINSKLYEIAKIKRLPYLKLFVDFKNHIVKTYNILGKTFLPDVNKRIINLLEAGYVPTIYFTLGSYIYHYLIDEFQDTSKIQWEILKPLIEESLSKGGSLFIVGDLKQSIYGFRKADFEIMKNLIDEPVRFFPQSKCINKTLNYNYRSFGHIVDYSKKVFQEYLKDTISKTNDPTHYLDFESISLDKHLFKGYVKTQLFGFASDEGINCIKDSLLKTIDDLLNSGFRSDQIAILALTNKEINTISGWLLEKNYTVLSQSASDIRQRKIINEIVSLLKFFNDPLDNLSFATFLMGDIFNFIIDRSIILDFLAENIAPKFLYIKFKDSFAEKWDMYFKEIFNNVGYLPVYELVLNIIKTFKIDENFQQESHYLSFLLDKILEFESVGISDLGSFIDYFENNKQGESNIFSCEFSQSQEGIQLLTIHKSKGLQFDVVINVLNADKNFALNPNKRSNGQNEFIFETKDTLDLLYITKNFTSNENLCQIYNKDQLKKNIEDFNVLYVALTRAKMQMYNFIYYKENETKCSIKEEEIGTKLSINKEQNFYTGKNLVKLKTNFNKLLSQSPAWTIKRIKDSKKGEIYHKILAHLKYEEDFLKLDDYILKYSKFIDFDINKLKKEILDILNIDEFKILFSKENRVFTEKTFIDKKGNIFRMDRVVIDKNDNIYILDYKTGKLTKQEIANYKSQVLNYMNILKDVFGQCNLLGFLYNVNTKEVIKIEQSLFN